One Microlunatus soli genomic window carries:
- a CDS encoding VC0807 family protein: MENNTASAPGGARSFDRRSMIISLLLTAIFDIGLAIAIFQIAKHQFGATDFVAYLVASIGPVVGALVGLARTRRIDGVAIIILINLLISAGVSFIGSHDAKTLLLKDCVLTGGFGLVILITSIPIFPKPLMFFFGLKFGTDGTKEGAGQWYRLWDTIPQFRRSQIWLNNVWGIGFLAEALVKAICVFILPYGAAYAVNQIAPFVLLAGLIYYSMRFGMKLRREGEARRRAAMNAAVQRPSEGTAR; encoded by the coding sequence CGATGATCATCAGTCTGCTGCTGACGGCGATCTTCGACATCGGTCTGGCCATCGCGATCTTCCAGATCGCCAAGCACCAGTTCGGTGCCACGGACTTCGTGGCCTATCTGGTGGCCAGCATCGGACCGGTGGTCGGAGCCCTGGTCGGTCTCGCTCGCACCCGCAGGATCGACGGTGTCGCGATCATCATCCTGATCAACCTGCTGATCTCTGCCGGTGTCAGCTTCATCGGAAGCCACGACGCGAAGACCCTGCTGTTGAAGGATTGTGTGCTGACCGGTGGCTTCGGGTTGGTCATCCTGATCACGTCGATCCCGATCTTTCCCAAGCCGCTGATGTTCTTCTTCGGGTTGAAATTCGGCACCGACGGCACCAAGGAAGGGGCAGGGCAGTGGTATCGGCTGTGGGACACGATTCCGCAGTTCCGCCGGAGCCAGATCTGGCTGAACAACGTGTGGGGGATCGGCTTCCTGGCCGAAGCGCTGGTGAAGGCGATCTGTGTGTTCATCCTGCCGTACGGCGCCGCGTACGCGGTCAACCAGATCGCGCCGTTCGTGCTGCTGGCCGGGCTGATCTACTACAGCATGCGGTTCGGGATGAAACTGCGGCGCGAAGGTGAGGCCCGCCGCCGAGCGGCGATGAATGCAGCGGTGCAGCGTCCGAGTGAGGGAACTGCCCGATGA